Proteins from a single region of Felis catus isolate Fca126 chromosome B4, F.catus_Fca126_mat1.0, whole genome shotgun sequence:
- the SLC2A3 gene encoding solute carrier family 2, facilitated glucose transporter member 3 isoform X3 — protein MGTHKVTAPLIFAISIATIGSFQFGYNTGVINAPEMIIKDFLNNTLNNTHNNPRDEVLLTSLWSLAVAIFSVGGMIGSFSVGLFVNRFGRRNSMLIVNLLAVAGGCLMGFCKIAKSVEMLILGRLIIGLFCGLCTGFVPMYIGEISPTALRGAFGTLNQLGIVVGILVAQIFGLKVILGTEELWPLLLGFTIIPAILQSAALPFCPESPRFLLINRKEEENAKDILQRLWGTPDVTQDIQEMKDESARMAQEKQPTVLELFRSPSYQQPIIISIMLQLSQQLSGINAVFYYSTGIFKDAGVEEPIYATIGAGVVNTIFTVVSLFLVERAGRRTLHMIGLGGMAFCSILMTISLLLKDNYNWMSFVCIAAILVFVAFFEIGPGPIPWFIVAELFSQGPRPAAMAVAGCSNWTSNFLVGLLFPSAAFYLGAYVFIIFTGFLVIFLIFTFFKVPETRGRTFEEITRAFEGQAREAVRGEKGPIVEMNSIQPVKETATSV, from the exons ATCATAAAGGACTTTCTCAACAACACTCTGAATAACACACACAACAACCCTCGCGATGAGGTGTTACTCACTTCCCTCTGGTCTTTGGCTGTGGCCATCTTCTCCGTCGGTGGTATGATTGGCTCCTTCTCCGTTGGACTCTTTGTCAACCGCTTTGGCAG GCGCAATTCGATGCTCATCGTCAACCTGTTGGCTGTCGCTGGTGGCTGCCTTATGGGGTTCTGCAAAATAGCCAAGTCGGTTGAAATGCTGATCCTGGGCCGATTGATTATCGGCCTCTTCTGCGGCCTCTGCACAGGTTTTGTGCCCATGTACATTGGGGAGATCTCGCCTACCGCCCTGCGGGGGGCCTTTGGCACTCTCAACCAGCTAGGCATCGTCGTCGGGATTCTCGTGGCTCAG ATCTTTGGCCTGAAAGTCATCCTGGGGACAGAAGAGCTTTGGCCCCTGCTGTTGGGCTTCACCATCATTCCCGCGATCCTACAAAGCGCAGCCCTTCCCTTCTGCCCGGAGAGTCCTCGATTCTTGCTCATtaacagaaaggaagaggagaacgCCAAGGACA TCCTCCAGCGATTGTGGGGCACCCCGGATGTGACTCAGGACATCCAGGAGATGAAAGATGAGAGTGCTAGGATGGCACAAGAAAAGCAACCCACGGTGCTGGAGCTCTTCAGATCGCCCAGCTACCAGCAGCCCATTATCATTTCCATCAtgctccagctctcccagcagcTCTCTGGAATCAACGCG GTGTTCTATTACTCAACAGGCATCTTCAAAGATGCGGGCGTCGAGGAGCCAATCTACGCCACCATTGGTGCGGGTGTGGTTAATACCATCTTCACCGTTGTTTCT CTGTTTCTGGtggaaagggcagggaggaggaccCTGCATATGATTGGCCTTGGAGGGATGGCTTTTTGTTCCATCCTCATGACCATCTCCTTGTTGCTAAAG GATAACTATAACTGGATGAGTTTTGTCTGTATTGCTGCTATCTTGGTCTTCGTGGCCTTCTTTGAAATTGGCCCAGGCCCCATTCCCTGGTTTATTGTGGCCGAACTCTTCAGCCAGGGACCCCGCCCAGCTGCCATGGCAGTGGCTGGTTGTTCGAACTGGACCTCCAACTTTCTGGTGGGGCTACTCTTCCCTTCAGCTGCA TTCTATTTAGGAGCCTACGTTTTTATCATCTTTACCGGCTTCCTTGTTATCTTCCTGATCTTCACCTTCTTCAAAGTCCCGGAGACCCGTGGCAGGACTTTTGAGGAAATCACACGAGCCTTCGAAGGGCAGGCGAGGGAGGCTGTCAGAGGTGAGAAAGGCCCCATCGTGGAGATGAACAGCATCCAGCCCGTGAAGGAGACCGCCACCAGCGTCTAA
- the SLC2A3 gene encoding solute carrier family 2, facilitated glucose transporter member 3 isoform X2, with product MESSKQDVTAPLIFAISIATIGSFQFGYNTGVINAPEMIIKDFLNNTLNNTHNNPRDEVLLTSLWSLAVAIFSVGGMIGSFSVGLFVNRFGRRNSMLIVNLLAVAGGCLMGFCKIAKSVEMLILGRLIIGLFCGLCTGFVPMYIGEISPTALRGAFGTLNQLGIVVGILVAQIFGLKVILGTEELWPLLLGFTIIPAILQSAALPFCPESPRFLLINRKEEENAKDILQRLWGTPDVTQDIQEMKDESARMAQEKQPTVLELFRSPSYQQPIIISIMLQLSQQLSGINAVFYYSTGIFKDAGVEEPIYATIGAGVVNTIFTVVSLFLVERAGRRTLHMIGLGGMAFCSILMTISLLLKDNYNWMSFVCIAAILVFVAFFEIGPGPIPWFIVAELFSQGPRPAAMAVAGCSNWTSNFLVGLLFPSAAFYLGAYVFIIFTGFLVIFLIFTFFKVPETRGRTFEEITRAFEGQAREAVRGEKGPIVEMNSIQPVKETATSV from the exons ATCATAAAGGACTTTCTCAACAACACTCTGAATAACACACACAACAACCCTCGCGATGAGGTGTTACTCACTTCCCTCTGGTCTTTGGCTGTGGCCATCTTCTCCGTCGGTGGTATGATTGGCTCCTTCTCCGTTGGACTCTTTGTCAACCGCTTTGGCAG GCGCAATTCGATGCTCATCGTCAACCTGTTGGCTGTCGCTGGTGGCTGCCTTATGGGGTTCTGCAAAATAGCCAAGTCGGTTGAAATGCTGATCCTGGGCCGATTGATTATCGGCCTCTTCTGCGGCCTCTGCACAGGTTTTGTGCCCATGTACATTGGGGAGATCTCGCCTACCGCCCTGCGGGGGGCCTTTGGCACTCTCAACCAGCTAGGCATCGTCGTCGGGATTCTCGTGGCTCAG ATCTTTGGCCTGAAAGTCATCCTGGGGACAGAAGAGCTTTGGCCCCTGCTGTTGGGCTTCACCATCATTCCCGCGATCCTACAAAGCGCAGCCCTTCCCTTCTGCCCGGAGAGTCCTCGATTCTTGCTCATtaacagaaaggaagaggagaacgCCAAGGACA TCCTCCAGCGATTGTGGGGCACCCCGGATGTGACTCAGGACATCCAGGAGATGAAAGATGAGAGTGCTAGGATGGCACAAGAAAAGCAACCCACGGTGCTGGAGCTCTTCAGATCGCCCAGCTACCAGCAGCCCATTATCATTTCCATCAtgctccagctctcccagcagcTCTCTGGAATCAACGCG GTGTTCTATTACTCAACAGGCATCTTCAAAGATGCGGGCGTCGAGGAGCCAATCTACGCCACCATTGGTGCGGGTGTGGTTAATACCATCTTCACCGTTGTTTCT CTGTTTCTGGtggaaagggcagggaggaggaccCTGCATATGATTGGCCTTGGAGGGATGGCTTTTTGTTCCATCCTCATGACCATCTCCTTGTTGCTAAAG GATAACTATAACTGGATGAGTTTTGTCTGTATTGCTGCTATCTTGGTCTTCGTGGCCTTCTTTGAAATTGGCCCAGGCCCCATTCCCTGGTTTATTGTGGCCGAACTCTTCAGCCAGGGACCCCGCCCAGCTGCCATGGCAGTGGCTGGTTGTTCGAACTGGACCTCCAACTTTCTGGTGGGGCTACTCTTCCCTTCAGCTGCA TTCTATTTAGGAGCCTACGTTTTTATCATCTTTACCGGCTTCCTTGTTATCTTCCTGATCTTCACCTTCTTCAAAGTCCCGGAGACCCGTGGCAGGACTTTTGAGGAAATCACACGAGCCTTCGAAGGGCAGGCGAGGGAGGCTGTCAGAGGTGAGAAAGGCCCCATCGTGGAGATGAACAGCATCCAGCCCGTGAAGGAGACCGCCACCAGCGTCTAA
- the SLC2A3 gene encoding solute carrier family 2, facilitated glucose transporter member 3 isoform X1: MGLAAEARAGQFDAEVTAPLIFAISIATIGSFQFGYNTGVINAPEMIIKDFLNNTLNNTHNNPRDEVLLTSLWSLAVAIFSVGGMIGSFSVGLFVNRFGRRNSMLIVNLLAVAGGCLMGFCKIAKSVEMLILGRLIIGLFCGLCTGFVPMYIGEISPTALRGAFGTLNQLGIVVGILVAQIFGLKVILGTEELWPLLLGFTIIPAILQSAALPFCPESPRFLLINRKEEENAKDILQRLWGTPDVTQDIQEMKDESARMAQEKQPTVLELFRSPSYQQPIIISIMLQLSQQLSGINAVFYYSTGIFKDAGVEEPIYATIGAGVVNTIFTVVSLFLVERAGRRTLHMIGLGGMAFCSILMTISLLLKDNYNWMSFVCIAAILVFVAFFEIGPGPIPWFIVAELFSQGPRPAAMAVAGCSNWTSNFLVGLLFPSAAFYLGAYVFIIFTGFLVIFLIFTFFKVPETRGRTFEEITRAFEGQAREAVRGEKGPIVEMNSIQPVKETATSV, from the exons ATCATAAAGGACTTTCTCAACAACACTCTGAATAACACACACAACAACCCTCGCGATGAGGTGTTACTCACTTCCCTCTGGTCTTTGGCTGTGGCCATCTTCTCCGTCGGTGGTATGATTGGCTCCTTCTCCGTTGGACTCTTTGTCAACCGCTTTGGCAG GCGCAATTCGATGCTCATCGTCAACCTGTTGGCTGTCGCTGGTGGCTGCCTTATGGGGTTCTGCAAAATAGCCAAGTCGGTTGAAATGCTGATCCTGGGCCGATTGATTATCGGCCTCTTCTGCGGCCTCTGCACAGGTTTTGTGCCCATGTACATTGGGGAGATCTCGCCTACCGCCCTGCGGGGGGCCTTTGGCACTCTCAACCAGCTAGGCATCGTCGTCGGGATTCTCGTGGCTCAG ATCTTTGGCCTGAAAGTCATCCTGGGGACAGAAGAGCTTTGGCCCCTGCTGTTGGGCTTCACCATCATTCCCGCGATCCTACAAAGCGCAGCCCTTCCCTTCTGCCCGGAGAGTCCTCGATTCTTGCTCATtaacagaaaggaagaggagaacgCCAAGGACA TCCTCCAGCGATTGTGGGGCACCCCGGATGTGACTCAGGACATCCAGGAGATGAAAGATGAGAGTGCTAGGATGGCACAAGAAAAGCAACCCACGGTGCTGGAGCTCTTCAGATCGCCCAGCTACCAGCAGCCCATTATCATTTCCATCAtgctccagctctcccagcagcTCTCTGGAATCAACGCG GTGTTCTATTACTCAACAGGCATCTTCAAAGATGCGGGCGTCGAGGAGCCAATCTACGCCACCATTGGTGCGGGTGTGGTTAATACCATCTTCACCGTTGTTTCT CTGTTTCTGGtggaaagggcagggaggaggaccCTGCATATGATTGGCCTTGGAGGGATGGCTTTTTGTTCCATCCTCATGACCATCTCCTTGTTGCTAAAG GATAACTATAACTGGATGAGTTTTGTCTGTATTGCTGCTATCTTGGTCTTCGTGGCCTTCTTTGAAATTGGCCCAGGCCCCATTCCCTGGTTTATTGTGGCCGAACTCTTCAGCCAGGGACCCCGCCCAGCTGCCATGGCAGTGGCTGGTTGTTCGAACTGGACCTCCAACTTTCTGGTGGGGCTACTCTTCCCTTCAGCTGCA TTCTATTTAGGAGCCTACGTTTTTATCATCTTTACCGGCTTCCTTGTTATCTTCCTGATCTTCACCTTCTTCAAAGTCCCGGAGACCCGTGGCAGGACTTTTGAGGAAATCACACGAGCCTTCGAAGGGCAGGCGAGGGAGGCTGTCAGAGGTGAGAAAGGCCCCATCGTGGAGATGAACAGCATCCAGCCCGTGAAGGAGACCGCCACCAGCGTCTAA